Proteins encoded in a region of the Gammaproteobacteria bacterium genome:
- a CDS encoding NADH:ubiquinone reductase (Na(+)-transporting) subunit D has translation MSEASQVLTKPIFENNPIALQVLGVCSALAVTTSLKVTLVMCLALTSVTAFSNLFISMIRHQMPSSIRIIIQMTIIASLVILVDQFLQAYAFEISKSLSVFVGLIITNCIVMGRAEAFAMKNPPLISFMDGVGNGLGYSVVLITVGSLREIFGSGTLLGFEILPTVSNGGWYQPNGLMLLAPSAFFIIGFFIWGLRSRRKEQVEHREYRLSPHNIGESAF, from the coding sequence ATGTCAGAAGCAAGCCAAGTACTAACCAAACCTATTTTTGAGAACAATCCGATTGCCCTGCAGGTCCTGGGGGTCTGCTCGGCGCTGGCCGTCACCACCAGTCTGAAGGTGACGCTGGTAATGTGCCTGGCGCTCACCTCGGTTACGGCATTCTCCAACCTGTTTATCTCGATGATTCGCCATCAGATGCCAAGCAGCATCCGAATCATTATCCAGATGACAATCATTGCCTCGCTGGTAATTCTGGTCGATCAGTTTCTCCAGGCTTACGCGTTTGAAATCAGTAAGAGCCTGAGCGTCTTTGTTGGTCTGATCATCACCAACTGCATTGTGATGGGGCGAGCGGAGGCGTTTGCAATGAAAAACCCGCCGCTGATCAGTTTCATGGACGGGGTGGGCAACGGACTTGGCTACAGCGTCGTGCTGATTACCGTGGGCAGCCTGAGAGAAATTTTCGGGTCCGGAACTCTGCTGGGATTTGAAATTCTTCCTACGGTTTCCAATGGCGGCTGGTATCAACCCAATGGACTTATGCTGCTGGCGCCCAGCGCGTTCTTCATCATCGGATTCTTTATCTGGGGACTGCGCAGTCGACGCAAGGAACAGGTCGAGCACCGGGAGTACCGGCTGTCACCACATAACATCGGGGAGAGTGCGTTCTGA
- the nqrM gene encoding (Na+)-NQR maturation NqrM has translation MATVILSFLLISLAVAGLSVGVIMGRKPLQGSCGGLNNFGEAGACELCGGKPEKCVELERVGSR, from the coding sequence ATGGCCACAGTGATTTTAAGTTTTTTACTGATCAGTCTCGCTGTTGCGGGCCTGTCCGTGGGGGTGATTATGGGTCGTAAACCCCTGCAGGGTAGTTGCGGTGGATTGAATAATTTCGGTGAGGCTGGCGCCTGTGAACTCTGTGGTGGCAAGCCGGAGAAATGCGTGGAACTAGAGCGGGTGGGTAGTCGGTGA
- a CDS encoding CBS domain-containing protein, producing the protein MKRTAKDILEEKGGHMVTISSDASVYQALTLMTQNRVGSVVVTDDDKIVGIYTERDLMFHVLEEGFDARTARIKDHMSENLISANVSDQALELYDKFLGRRIRHLLIEERGDYIGLLSVGDVMKANLQQKMEELEELNHMVSLEYYENWKEIQAEK; encoded by the coding sequence ATGAAAAGAACGGCCAAGGACATTCTGGAAGAAAAAGGTGGTCATATGGTCACCATCAGTTCCGACGCAAGCGTCTATCAGGCCTTGACCCTGATGACTCAGAATAGAGTCGGATCTGTGGTGGTCACGGATGACGATAAGATTGTCGGTATCTATACTGAGCGGGATCTGATGTTTCATGTACTCGAGGAAGGTTTTGATGCCAGGACTGCCCGAATCAAGGATCACATGAGTGAAAACCTGATCTCGGCCAATGTTTCAGATCAGGCCCTGGAACTCTATGATAAATTTCTGGGACGCCGGATTCGTCATCTGCTTATCGAGGAACGTGGAGACTATATAGGGCTGCTTTCTGTGGGTGACGTTATGAAAGCCAACCTCCAGCAGAAGATGGAGGAACTGGAGGAGCTGAATCACATGGTGAGCCTGGAATATTACGAGAACTGGAAGGAAATCCAGGCCGAAAAATAG
- the sthA gene encoding Si-specific NAD(P)(+) transhydrogenase: MTANHFDIIVIGAGPAGEAAAMNARKKGRNVAVVCDLPQVGGNCTHLGTIPSKALRHGVKQILQFNNSPMFRDFTEIHKITFPQLVKHTEKVIYEQVKMRTGFYERNFIPVFKGVASFQDANTIKLGNRGQILTADYFIIATGARPYHPPEVDFSHPLVFDSDTILQLGHSPRKVTVIGAGVIGCEYASIFGGLGTKVEIINPADTLLSFLDYEISDALSYHLRNVGVRSRHNEQFEKMEYHDDHLVTYLQSGKKIKSDIVFWANGRTGNTDRLGLEKVGITANSRGQIEVDRTYRTVVKNIYAAGDVVGWPSLASSAYDQGRSACNAIVDPDKCHFIDEVATGIYTIPEISTLGKTERQLTREKIPYEVGKAFFKNTARGQITGEEVGMLKLIFHFDTLEILGIHCFGDQASEIIHIGQAIMRQPGAANSMHYFLNTTFNYPTMAEAYRIAALDGLNRVF; this comes from the coding sequence ATGACGGCTAATCACTTTGACATTATTGTTATTGGTGCCGGACCGGCTGGAGAAGCCGCGGCGATGAATGCCAGGAAAAAGGGCAGGAACGTTGCTGTCGTCTGTGATCTGCCACAGGTTGGTGGCAATTGCACTCACCTGGGGACAATACCATCAAAAGCACTTCGTCATGGCGTCAAGCAGATTCTGCAGTTCAATAACAGTCCGATGTTTCGGGACTTTACCGAGATTCACAAGATCACCTTTCCACAGTTGGTAAAGCACACTGAAAAGGTGATTTATGAACAAGTTAAAATGCGCACAGGCTTTTACGAGCGCAATTTCATACCGGTTTTCAAAGGTGTCGCCAGTTTTCAGGATGCCAACACGATAAAGCTTGGCAATCGAGGTCAGATTCTTACCGCCGATTATTTTATTATCGCGACGGGTGCACGACCTTATCATCCGCCTGAGGTGGATTTTTCCCACCCACTCGTGTTTGACAGCGACACCATTCTGCAGCTGGGGCATTCCCCTCGCAAGGTCACAGTCATAGGTGCGGGAGTTATTGGTTGTGAGTACGCATCAATCTTCGGTGGACTGGGCACCAAGGTGGAAATTATCAACCCGGCAGACACGTTGCTGTCCTTTCTGGATTACGAAATTTCGGATGCGTTGAGCTATCATCTGCGAAATGTCGGGGTTAGAAGTCGTCACAATGAGCAGTTTGAGAAGATGGAATATCATGACGATCATCTGGTCACCTATCTGCAGTCAGGTAAGAAGATAAAGAGCGATATTGTCTTCTGGGCCAACGGTCGCACAGGCAATACTGACAGGTTGGGACTTGAGAAGGTCGGCATTACCGCTAACTCACGCGGCCAGATTGAGGTAGACAGAACTTATCGCACCGTGGTGAAGAATATTTACGCCGCCGGCGATGTGGTTGGCTGGCCTTCACTGGCCAGCTCTGCTTATGATCAGGGAAGATCGGCCTGCAATGCCATTGTCGATCCCGACAAGTGCCACTTTATCGACGAAGTGGCAACCGGAATTTATACCATCCCGGAGATCAGCACCCTGGGTAAGACTGAGCGGCAGTTGACCAGGGAAAAAATCCCTTACGAGGTGGGCAAGGCCTTTTTTAAGAATACCGCCAGGGGGCAGATCACTGGTGAGGAAGTGGGCATGCTGAAGCTGATCTTCCATTTTGATACGCTGGAAATCCTCGGCATACATTGCTTCGGAGATCAGGCCTCCGAGATAATCCATATCGGCCAGGCAATTATGCGGCAGCCAGGCGCTGCCAATTCCATGCACTATTTTCTCAATACCACCTTCAACTATCCCACCATGGCGGAAGCCTACCGTATCGCTGCGCTTGACGGTCTCAATCGCGTTTTCTGA
- a CDS encoding glyceraldehyde-3-phosphate dehydrogenase: MERPSVEDYFADWKQREALVQEMIPVIGRLYSQRDVGVFIYGRPIHNRSVTFIMKSHRYVRQVEKNEMSEFESHPVLLALAKLDLWHAQIDLGKLTVKYMEQLQAKGEEALDVDSFVTQELAYLDGNKKLPVEKSQDVVLYGFGRIGRLMARLLVERTSTGETMRLKAVVVRPGEEGDLDKRAGLFTNDSVHGAFQGTLRVDHKNNCLIANGNPIKVIYANNPDEIDYTQYGISDALVVDNTGKWRDREGLSLHLKAKGVAKVMLTAPGKGDLKNIVYGINHNEITPEDQIITAASCTTNAIAPVLKVIQDKYGIVHGHVETVHAYTNDQNLIDNYHKGTRRGRSAALNMVLTETGAAKAVVKVVPELTGKLTGNAVRVPIPNVSMAILMLTLEKETTREELNDFLRQIALHSDLQMQISYTNNPDAVSSDFVGSREASIVDSCATIVDGKSCVLYLWYDNEFGYCCQVARCVYRMAGVTYQVYPPS; the protein is encoded by the coding sequence GTGGAAAGACCCAGTGTAGAAGACTATTTTGCTGACTGGAAACAGCGTGAGGCGCTGGTCCAGGAAATGATTCCCGTGATCGGGCGACTTTACAGCCAGCGAGATGTCGGCGTGTTTATTTACGGCAGGCCGATTCATAATCGATCGGTGACTTTTATTATGAAGTCTCATCGTTATGTGCGTCAGGTGGAAAAGAACGAGATGTCGGAATTCGAATCCCACCCGGTACTCCTGGCGCTGGCCAAGCTGGATTTGTGGCATGCGCAGATCGATCTTGGCAAGCTGACCGTCAAATATATGGAGCAGCTGCAGGCAAAGGGTGAAGAGGCGCTGGATGTTGACAGTTTTGTCACGCAGGAACTGGCGTACCTTGACGGCAACAAGAAGCTGCCGGTTGAGAAAAGCCAGGATGTGGTGTTGTATGGGTTCGGGCGCATTGGGCGGCTGATGGCCAGGCTGCTGGTGGAACGCACCAGCACCGGCGAAACAATGCGCCTGAAGGCTGTCGTAGTGAGGCCCGGCGAGGAAGGCGACCTGGATAAGCGAGCCGGGTTGTTCACCAACGATTCCGTGCACGGTGCGTTCCAGGGCACTCTGCGTGTCGACCACAAGAATAATTGCCTGATCGCCAACGGTAACCCCATCAAGGTTATTTATGCCAACAACCCTGACGAGATCGACTACACCCAGTACGGTATTTCCGACGCCCTGGTGGTAGATAATACCGGCAAGTGGCGGGACCGGGAGGGTCTGTCCCTGCATCTCAAGGCGAAAGGTGTTGCCAAGGTGATGCTGACCGCACCAGGAAAAGGGGATCTGAAGAATATCGTTTATGGCATCAACCATAATGAGATTACGCCGGAAGATCAGATTATTACCGCGGCATCCTGTACAACGAACGCGATCGCACCGGTGTTGAAAGTGATACAGGACAAGTACGGGATTGTCCATGGGCACGTTGAGACGGTCCATGCCTACACCAACGACCAGAATCTGATTGACAACTACCACAAGGGCACGCGCCGCGGGCGCAGCGCGGCGCTGAACATGGTGCTCACCGAAACAGGCGCCGCCAAGGCCGTGGTCAAGGTAGTGCCCGAGCTGACCGGCAAGTTGACAGGTAATGCTGTCCGGGTTCCCATCCCGAACGTGTCGATGGCGATTCTGATGCTCACCCTGGAGAAAGAGACAACCCGGGAAGAGCTGAACGATTTTCTACGCCAGATTGCCCTGCATTCCGATTTGCAAATGCAGATCAGTTACACCAACAACCCGGATGCGGTTTCCAGCGATTTTGTGGGTTCCAGAGAAGCTTCCATCGTCGACTCCTGCGCTACCATTGTCGATGGCAAGAGCTGTGTTCTGTATCTCTGGTACGACAACGAATTTGGTTATTGCTGTCAGGTCGCCCGGTGCGTTTACCGCATGGCTGGCGTCACCTACCAGGTTTATCCTCCCAGTTGA
- the nqrF gene encoding NADH:ubiquinone reductase (Na(+)-transporting) subunit F — MDLTTIIGGVVMFTVVVMMLVVVILAARAKLVSTGDVKIEINGDPDKTLTVPAGGKLLNTLADAGIFLSSACGGGGTCAQCKCQVLEGGGSMLPTEAGHFTRGQAKEDWRLSCQVAVKQDMKIEIAPEFFGVKQWECEVVSNHNVATFIKELVLKIPEGESVDFRAGGYVQLEAPPHEVRYSDFIIEEEYRGDWEKFGLFNLVSKVNDTTIRAYSMANYPEEEGIIKFNIRIATPPPGTNLPPGKMSSYVFGLKPGDKIRVFGPFGEFFAKETEAEMIFIGGGAGMAPMRSHIFDQFKRLHTNRKVSFWYGARSLREMFYQEDYDEIARENDNFEWHVALSDPQPEDNWEGPTGFIHNVVYENYLKDHPAPEDCEYYMCGPPMMNAAVIKMLKDLGVEDENISLDEFS; from the coding sequence ATGGATTTAACGACAATTATTGGCGGTGTAGTCATGTTCACCGTGGTGGTCATGATGCTGGTCGTGGTAATCCTGGCTGCCAGAGCCAAACTGGTCAGTACCGGCGATGTAAAAATTGAAATCAACGGGGATCCAGACAAGACCCTGACTGTGCCTGCCGGCGGAAAACTGCTCAACACGCTGGCCGACGCCGGGATTTTCCTGTCTTCCGCCTGTGGTGGCGGGGGGACCTGCGCCCAGTGCAAGTGCCAGGTGTTGGAGGGCGGTGGCTCAATGCTGCCCACCGAGGCGGGGCATTTTACTCGCGGCCAGGCCAAGGAAGATTGGCGTTTATCCTGCCAGGTCGCCGTCAAGCAGGATATGAAGATAGAGATAGCGCCAGAATTCTTCGGCGTAAAGCAATGGGAGTGCGAGGTCGTCTCGAATCATAACGTGGCGACTTTTATCAAAGAACTGGTACTCAAGATACCCGAGGGAGAAAGTGTGGATTTTCGTGCCGGGGGTTACGTGCAGTTGGAGGCACCTCCCCACGAAGTGCGTTACAGTGACTTCATTATAGAAGAAGAATATCGGGGAGACTGGGAGAAATTCGGCCTCTTCAATCTGGTGTCTAAGGTCAACGACACGACTATCCGGGCTTATTCCATGGCCAATTACCCGGAAGAAGAAGGAATTATCAAGTTCAATATCCGTATAGCAACGCCACCACCGGGCACAAACCTGCCGCCAGGAAAAATGTCTTCCTATGTGTTCGGTCTTAAGCCCGGGGATAAAATCAGGGTGTTCGGCCCGTTTGGCGAATTTTTTGCCAAGGAGACTGAGGCCGAAATGATCTTCATTGGTGGTGGCGCCGGTATGGCGCCGATGCGGTCACATATTTTCGATCAGTTTAAGCGCCTGCATACCAACCGAAAGGTTTCATTCTGGTATGGTGCGAGAAGCCTGAGAGAAATGTTCTACCAGGAGGATTATGATGAAATCGCCCGGGAGAATGACAATTTCGAGTGGCATGTAGCGCTATCGGATCCGCAGCCGGAAGATAACTGGGAGGGGCCGACAGGTTTTATCCATAATGTGGTGTACGAGAACTATCTGAAGGACCACCCGGCGCCGGAAGATTGCGAGTACTACATGTGTGGTCCGCCTATGATGAACGCGGCAGTCATCAAGATGCTGAAGGATCTGGGTGTCGAAGACGAGAATATTTCACTAGACGAGTTCTCATGA
- a CDS encoding FAD:protein FMN transferase: MISYLRRYSLSIVLVSAFVLFYLLTSRDNEEILQLTGYTMGTTYRLQIVEVPGSLATTQIQETIGELLTRLDRQVFSTYAEQSELSRFNRAPVGQPRRVSRELLEVAILARDISVMTDGAFDVTVGPLVNLWGFGPDNSLERVPAAQQIEAARAQVGYQYLQIDPEQSALIRAADIYVDLSGIAKGYVVDQVAAYLDSIGIGSYFLEIGGELKIKGLKPGGAHWVPAVERPEDTAPQVYEILNSQGEELALAGSGDYRNYFEIDGIHYSHEIDPRSGRPVTHNLAAVYVIDSDTARADALATAFMVLGYEAGLELATSHDLAVYFITRAEQDFEAHYTQSFARFIQAQGE, encoded by the coding sequence ATGATCAGTTATCTGCGTCGATACAGCTTATCGATTGTACTGGTCAGTGCCTTTGTGTTGTTTTACCTGCTGACAAGCAGGGACAACGAAGAAATATTGCAGCTGACCGGCTACACCATGGGCACCACCTATCGGTTGCAGATCGTAGAAGTGCCAGGTTCGCTGGCCACCACCCAGATTCAGGAGACGATCGGGGAGTTATTGACCCGTCTCGATCGGCAGGTATTTTCCACTTACGCTGAACAATCTGAACTTTCCCGCTTCAACCGGGCTCCCGTCGGCCAACCCAGGCGGGTTTCCAGGGAGCTGCTGGAAGTGGCCATTCTGGCCCGGGACATCAGTGTCATGACGGATGGCGCGTTCGATGTAACGGTGGGCCCGCTGGTTAATTTATGGGGATTCGGCCCTGATAACAGCCTGGAAAGAGTCCCCGCCGCCCAGCAGATAGAAGCGGCCCGCGCCCAGGTTGGTTACCAGTATCTGCAAATAGACCCGGAGCAATCGGCCCTGATCCGAGCGGCTGATATCTATGTGGATCTGAGCGGTATAGCCAAGGGTTATGTGGTTGATCAGGTGGCTGCCTATCTTGATTCTATCGGTATCGGCAGCTACTTCCTGGAAATTGGCGGGGAGTTGAAGATAAAAGGGCTGAAGCCTGGCGGAGCCCATTGGGTACCCGCGGTGGAGCGGCCGGAAGATACGGCACCACAAGTCTATGAAATCCTGAATTCCCAGGGTGAAGAGCTGGCCCTGGCAGGCTCGGGGGATTATCGTAACTATTTTGAGATTGACGGAATTCATTACTCACACGAGATTGATCCCCGCAGTGGCAGGCCAGTAACTCACAATCTTGCCGCGGTTTACGTGATAGACAGCGACACAGCCAGGGCAGATGCTCTGGCGACCGCTTTTATGGTCCTGGGGTATGAGGCGGGCTTGGAGCTGGCGACAAGCCACGACCTGGCGGTTTATTTTATTACCAGGGCAGAGCAGGACTTTGAGGCGCATTACACACAATCCTTTGCCCGCTTCATTCAGGCTCAGGGGGAGTAA
- a CDS encoding NADH:ubiquinone reductase (Na(+)-transporting) subunit B produces the protein MGLRRILDDVSPQFEKGGRYEKYFPLFEAVDTIFYSPSKVTVSEPHIRDGIDLKRIMITVWFAAFPAMFYGMYNIGFQANHAIADAWWISSVSGWRGWAIEFLAGGYDPGSIWDCFVHGAVYYVPIYFVVFAVGGFWEVLFAIIRRHEINEGFFVTSILFALILPPAIPLWQAALGISFGIVIGKEVFGGTGKNFLNPALTGRAFLFFAYAPQISGNSVWTAIAPIDGTSGASSDGFSGATALSQIATDGLPAVAAATGEELTWMAAFLGQMQGSIGETSTLAILLGGVILLVTRIASWRIITGMFLGMVVFSYFLNFIGSDTNPMMALPWYWHLVVGSFAFGMIFMATDPVSASMTDVGKWIYGAFIGVLTVLIRVLNPAYPEGVMLAILFANLFAPLIDYCVVKANIKRRQLRGILE, from the coding sequence ATGGGATTGCGAAGAATTCTGGATGACGTATCGCCGCAATTTGAGAAGGGCGGCAGATACGAGAAATACTTTCCGCTGTTTGAGGCTGTGGACACCATCTTCTACTCACCCAGTAAGGTGACGGTGTCAGAGCCTCATATCCGGGACGGCATTGATCTCAAACGAATCATGATCACGGTCTGGTTCGCCGCCTTTCCGGCCATGTTCTACGGCATGTACAACATCGGCTTTCAGGCTAACCATGCGATTGCCGATGCCTGGTGGATCAGCAGCGTGAGCGGCTGGCGAGGCTGGGCCATTGAATTCCTGGCCGGTGGTTACGACCCCGGCAGCATCTGGGACTGCTTCGTGCACGGGGCCGTTTACTACGTGCCCATTTACTTCGTCGTCTTCGCCGTAGGGGGCTTCTGGGAAGTCCTGTTCGCGATTATTCGCCGTCACGAAATTAACGAGGGTTTTTTCGTCACCTCGATCCTGTTTGCCTTGATATTGCCACCGGCAATCCCCTTATGGCAGGCGGCACTGGGTATTTCATTCGGTATTGTCATTGGCAAGGAAGTGTTTGGTGGCACCGGCAAGAATTTTCTGAATCCGGCACTGACGGGGCGGGCCTTTCTGTTTTTCGCTTACGCGCCACAGATATCCGGCAATTCGGTGTGGACTGCCATAGCACCCATAGACGGTACTTCAGGCGCTTCCAGTGATGGTTTCAGTGGTGCCACGGCACTCAGCCAGATAGCGACTGATGGATTGCCCGCAGTGGCAGCGGCTACCGGTGAGGAGCTGACCTGGATGGCGGCATTCCTGGGGCAGATGCAGGGTTCGATCGGAGAGACATCGACACTGGCGATTTTACTGGGTGGCGTTATTCTGCTGGTAACCCGGATTGCATCCTGGCGCATCATCACCGGCATGTTTCTGGGGATGGTCGTTTTCAGCTATTTCCTCAACTTCATCGGTTCCGACACCAATCCAATGATGGCACTGCCCTGGTACTGGCACCTGGTGGTCGGCAGTTTTGCCTTTGGCATGATATTCATGGCGACCGACCCGGTGTCGGCGTCGATGACCGATGTTGGGAAGTGGATTTACGGCGCCTTTATCGGCGTGCTGACGGTGTTGATCCGGGTATTGAATCCGGCTTACCCGGAGGGCGTGATGCTGGCAATTCTGTTCGCCAACCTTTTTGCGCCGCTGATCGACTACTGTGTAGTCAAGGCCAACATCAAGAGGAGACAGTTACGTGGCATCCTCGAATGA
- a CDS encoding Na(+)-translocating NADH-quinone reductase subunit A gives MIKIKRGLDLPVSGAPRQEIGDSHSVRSVAIVGRDYVGMKPTMEVQVGDRVKLGQLLFTDKKTPGVRYTSPGAGTVSAINRGERRVLQSVVIDLDGSEEVGFRQFSDRELETLPVQDIVDALVESGVWTALRSRPYSKVPDPSRRPRSLFINAMDTNPLAADPGVALKEAGDDFARGVKALARLPENRLYLCKSPGAVPGITREAYPGNVQVEEFSGPHPAGLSGTHIHFLDPAGLSRQSWTINYQDVIAIGRQLASGRLSVERIVSLAGPQVEEPRLIRTRLGANLEEMTIGELLSGENRVISGSVLSGRHGRGAEAFLGRYHLQVSVLREGRERELFGYLSAGVNRHSVMGIYLSRLMKSMTIDYTTTTYGSERAMVPVGNYEKVMPLDILPTQLLRSLIVGDIETAQNLGALELDEEDLALCSYVCAGKYDYGPILRNNLNTIEKES, from the coding sequence ATGATCAAAATTAAGCGCGGCCTTGATTTGCCTGTTTCCGGGGCACCGCGGCAGGAAATCGGCGATTCTCACAGTGTCCGGTCAGTGGCGATTGTGGGCAGGGACTATGTTGGCATGAAGCCGACCATGGAAGTTCAGGTTGGAGACCGGGTAAAACTGGGTCAATTGCTGTTCACCGACAAGAAAACGCCCGGCGTGCGATATACGTCGCCAGGTGCCGGGACGGTGTCCGCCATCAATCGTGGCGAGCGACGTGTACTGCAGTCGGTAGTGATCGATCTGGATGGGAGCGAGGAAGTCGGATTCAGGCAATTTTCTGATCGGGAGCTGGAGACGCTGCCGGTTCAGGATATCGTCGATGCCCTGGTTGAATCCGGTGTCTGGACGGCGCTGCGTTCCCGGCCTTACAGCAAGGTGCCGGATCCTTCCCGTCGTCCGCGATCACTGTTTATCAACGCCATGGATACTAACCCTCTGGCAGCCGATCCCGGAGTTGCGCTGAAAGAGGCCGGCGACGATTTTGCCCGGGGAGTCAAGGCCCTGGCGCGCTTGCCGGAAAACAGGCTGTATCTTTGCAAGAGCCCCGGTGCCGTACCCGGAATTACACGGGAAGCCTACCCGGGTAATGTCCAGGTGGAAGAATTTTCCGGCCCTCATCCGGCAGGTCTCAGTGGCACACATATTCATTTCCTGGATCCTGCGGGTCTTTCCCGCCAGAGCTGGACCATCAACTACCAGGACGTCATAGCCATCGGCAGGCAGTTGGCCAGCGGCCGGTTGTCGGTGGAGCGGATTGTGTCCCTGGCCGGGCCTCAGGTGGAAGAGCCACGGCTGATCAGAACACGGCTGGGCGCCAATCTCGAGGAAATGACTATTGGCGAGTTATTATCGGGCGAAAACCGGGTGATCTCGGGTTCGGTGCTCAGTGGCCGTCATGGGCGCGGCGCCGAGGCTTTTCTGGGTCGCTATCATCTGCAGGTTTCGGTCCTGCGCGAAGGCAGGGAACGAGAACTGTTCGGTTATCTGTCCGCCGGAGTGAACCGTCATTCCGTGATGGGCATATACCTTTCCAGGCTGATGAAAAGCATGACCATTGATTACACCACCACGACATACGGAAGTGAGAGGGCCATGGTGCCGGTGGGCAACTATGAGAAGGTGATGCCGCTGGACATTTTACCGACCCAGTTGCTCAGGTCTCTGATTGTCGGCGACATTGAAACAGCACAGAACCTTGGCGCCCTGGAGCTTGATGAAGAAGACCTGGCGCTGTGCAGTTATGTCTGCGCCGGTAAATACGACTACGGTCCGATACTGCGAAATAATCTGAATACGATTGAAAAAGAGAGCTGA
- a CDS encoding Na(+)-translocating NADH-quinone reductase subunit C — MASSNDTIKRTLIVALSLCVVCSILVSGAAVLLKPAQDANKILDRNKNILSAAGLFDPGMHSDDDVDELFAQFTPRIVDLESGRFLTGEEVGALGIDMSTYDPRREVNNPRYSRALSADEDIANIKRQLLYPMVYVVGSGDDVEQIVLPINGYGLWGILYGFLALEGDANTVQGIGFYELKETPGLGAEVTNPNWRGQWQGKKIFGTQGEVALRVVRGSGSGESQISGLAGATLTSRGVEDLIQFWMGENGFGPFLETLRNS; from the coding sequence GTGGCATCCTCGAATGACACTATCAAGCGAACCCTGATTGTCGCTTTATCCCTGTGTGTGGTGTGTTCTATCCTGGTTTCAGGCGCCGCAGTGTTGTTAAAGCCGGCACAGGATGCCAATAAGATTCTTGATCGCAACAAAAACATCCTCAGCGCCGCCGGGTTGTTTGATCCCGGAATGCATTCTGATGACGATGTGGACGAGCTGTTCGCACAGTTCACGCCGCGTATCGTTGACCTGGAGAGCGGCCGGTTTCTCACCGGGGAGGAAGTCGGGGCGCTGGGTATCGACATGTCTACCTATGACCCGCGTCGTGAAGTGAACAATCCCCGATACTCGCGGGCGCTCTCTGCGGATGAGGATATTGCCAATATCAAACGGCAATTGCTTTATCCGATGGTCTACGTGGTGGGGTCCGGTGACGACGTGGAGCAGATTGTGCTACCGATCAATGGCTACGGCTTGTGGGGGATTCTCTACGGTTTTCTCGCGCTGGAAGGAGACGCCAATACAGTCCAGGGGATCGGGTTTTACGAACTCAAGGAGACCCCGGGATTGGGTGCGGAAGTCACAAACCCCAACTGGCGGGGGCAGTGGCAGGGCAAGAAAATTTTTGGCACGCAGGGTGAGGTGGCTCTTCGTGTAGTGCGCGGTTCCGGAAGTGGTGAGAGCCAGATTTCCGGCCTGGCGGGCGCGACCCTGACCAGTCGTGGTGTAGAAGACCTGATTCAGTTCTGGATGGGTGAAAACGGATTCGGACCGTTTCTCGAAACACTGCGTAACTCCTGA
- the nqrE gene encoding NADH:ubiquinone reductase (Na(+)-transporting) subunit E, whose protein sequence is MMEGLLNIVVQAIFIENMALQLFLGMCTFLAVSKKIETALGLGIAVVVVQTITIPVNNLIFNYLLREGALSWLGLPEVSLQFLGYLCYIGVIAAMVQILEMFLDKFVPALYNALGIFLPLITVNCAILGGSLLMVERDYTFAQSVAFGFGSGFGWGLAIVALAGIREKLKYSDVPEGLRGLGITFITVGLMSLGFMSLSGISL, encoded by the coding sequence CTGATGGAAGGGTTGCTTAATATCGTAGTCCAGGCCATTTTCATCGAAAATATGGCGCTGCAATTGTTTCTCGGGATGTGCACCTTTCTGGCCGTCTCGAAGAAGATTGAAACGGCGCTTGGACTGGGTATTGCCGTGGTGGTGGTACAGACGATTACCATCCCGGTTAATAACCTGATTTTCAATTACCTGTTGCGAGAAGGTGCGCTGTCATGGCTGGGGCTGCCGGAGGTATCGCTCCAGTTTCTGGGTTACCTGTGCTACATCGGCGTCATTGCCGCCATGGTGCAGATTCTGGAGATGTTTCTCGACAAGTTCGTGCCGGCACTCTACAACGCGCTGGGGATTTTTCTGCCGCTGATCACGGTCAATTGCGCAATTCTCGGTGGCAGTCTGCTGATGGTGGAGCGGGACTATACGTTTGCCCAGAGCGTGGCCTTCGGCTTCGGGTCCGGCTTTGGCTGGGGGTTGGCTATTGTCGCCCTGGCAGGTATTCGGGAAAAACTGAAATACAGCGATGTCCCCGAAGGGCTTCGGGGGCTGGGTATTACTTTCATCACCGTGGGTCTCATGTCCCTGGGATTCATGTCTCTTAGTGGCATATCACTGTAG